Within the Streptomyces sp. YIM 121038 genome, the region CCCTGCGCACGGCGCCTTGACGAACACGGGACGCCGGTGCCCCGCTGCCCGTAACGGCCGCGGCCGTGTGACACAGGCCACCGGTCGGAGGGTGTTACGGAGCGGCGGGGACCGGCGTCTAGTGCGGGGAGCAGGGCCGGAAGGAACAGGCGGGAGCCGGGTATGAGCGAGCGCAGCGAACGAACCACCGACATGGCCGTGCCGCCCGGCCGTGCCGCTCCGGTGAGGCCGGTGGACTCCGCCACCGAGGTGTTCGTCGCCCACCGCAATCTGCTGTTCACCGTCGCCTACGAGATGCTCGGCTCGGCCGCCGACGCCGAAGACGTCCTACAGGAGACCTGGCTGCGCTGGGCGGGCGTCGACCGCGGAGCCGTGCGGGAGGAACGTGCCTACTTGGTGCGGATCGTCACCCGGCAGGCGCTGGACCGGATGCGTGCGCTCGGCCGGCGCAAGGAGTCCTACGTCGGACCGTGGCTGCCCGAGCCGCTGCTCACCGCGCCGGACGTGGCCGAGGACGTCGAACTGGCCGACAGCCTCTCGATGGCGATGCTGCTGGTGCTGGAGACGCTCGCGCCGGTCGAACGGGCGGTGTTCGTGCTGCGCGAGGTCTTCGCCCTCGACTACGACGAGATCGCCGGGGCCGTCGGCAGGAGCCCGGCCGCCGTCCGCCAGCTCGCCTACCGGGCACGGGCCCACGTCGCCGCGCGCCGCCCGCGCGGCACCGTCTCCCCGGCCCAGACCCGGGCCGCGCTCCAGGCCTTCCAGCGCGCGGTCGAGACCGGCGAGTTGCAGTGCCTGCTCGACGTCCTCGCCCCGGAGGTCGTCGCCCTGAGCGACGGCGGCGGAGTCAGACACGCCCTGCTGCGGCCCATCGTGGGCGCGGACAAGGTGGCCCGTCTGCTGGCGGGCGGCTGGTGGCGGCGCGACGCCGAGAGATCGGTCGAGCCGGTCCAGATCAACGGCGGGCCGGGGCTCCTCGTCCGGGCCGACGGGGAGGTCGACGGCGTCGTGGCCGTGCGGGTCGAGAACGGCCACGTCACCGGGGCCTACCACGTCCGCAACCCCGAGAAGCTGTCGCGCGTGGCGCGGGAGACCGCCGTCAGCCGCTGACTCCCCGGCCCGCCCGTCAGCGGCAGAGGACCTCGTCCACGACCTCGTCCATGCCGTCCTTGACCGCCTGGCCCGGCTGCGTGGTCACGGCGACGTTGACGGAGCGGACCGGCTCGCCGTGCTTCAGGACGACGCCGCCGCGGGTCTCGTAGCCCGTCATGCTGCCGCCGTGGCCCCAGTAGACGCCGCCGCACGACAGGGGCGTCCGCACGAGGCCGAGGCCGTAGCGGGCCCCCTTGGGGAAGGGGTACGTGGCGGGGGTGGTCTTCTGCATCTCCTTGAGCTGGGGTTCCTTCAGCAGGCGCCCGTCCAGGAGCGCGGTGTAGAACCGGTTCAAGTCGGTGTTCGTGGAGACCATCTGCCCCGCGGCCCAGGCCCAGGAGGGGTCCCACTCCGTGGCGTCGACCAGCGGCGCGCCCGCAGCGGACTGGTAGTAGCCCTGGGGGTGGCGCTCACGCAGGGTCGCGTCGCCGTGGGCGGGGAAGTAGGTGTGGCGCAGGCCGATGCGCTGGATGACGCGCCGGTCGATCTCCTGGGCGATCGAGCGGTGGGTGATCTTCTCCACGATGAGGCCGAGGACGAGGTAGTTCGTGTTGTTGTACTCCCACTTCTCCCCGGGCCCGAAGTGGGCCTTGTGCTTCAGGGCGCGGGCCAGGAGCTCGCGGGGCTCGTAGGGGTGGATGTCCTCGTCGAGGTAGTCGACGTAGCTGGGCAGGCCGCTGCGGTGCTGGAGCAGCTGGCGGATGGTGATCTTCCGCCCGTCGATGCCGTCGCCGCGCAGGACG harbors:
- a CDS encoding RNA polymerase sigma-70 factor, which codes for MAVPPGRAAPVRPVDSATEVFVAHRNLLFTVAYEMLGSAADAEDVLQETWLRWAGVDRGAVREERAYLVRIVTRQALDRMRALGRRKESYVGPWLPEPLLTAPDVAEDVELADSLSMAMLLVLETLAPVERAVFVLREVFALDYDEIAGAVGRSPAAVRQLAYRARAHVAARRPRGTVSPAQTRAALQAFQRAVETGELQCLLDVLAPEVVALSDGGGVRHALLRPIVGADKVARLLAGGWWRRDAERSVEPVQINGGPGLLVRADGEVDGVVAVRVENGHVTGAYHVRNPEKLSRVARETAVSR
- a CDS encoding serine hydrolase domain-containing protein — encoded protein: MRTQTWQWAATAVVALGALAPAATASATAPDPVQKGLNALVNPDSVPGALASVTDREGRTRTYTAGVGDVATGAQVPRDGQVRIGSNTKAFTATVVLQLVGEKKLRLSDKVDDHLRGVLRGDGIDGRKITIRQLLQHRSGLPSYVDYLDEDIHPYEPRELLARALKHKAHFGPGEKWEYNNTNYLVLGLIVEKITHRSIAQEIDRRVIQRIGLRHTYFPAHGDATLRERHPQGYYQSAAGAPLVDATEWDPSWAWAAGQMVSTNTDLNRFYTALLDGRLLKEPQLKEMQKTTPATYPFPKGARYGLGLVRTPLSCGGVYWGHGGSMTGYETRGGVVLKHGEPVRSVNVAVTTQPGQAVKDGMDEVVDEVLCR